The following coding sequences lie in one Candidatus Nitrospira allomarina genomic window:
- a CDS encoding alternate F1F0 ATPase, F1 subunit alpha produces the protein MNNPFESLHSLFDKTFTGMSHAREGFEPGITAHEIGRITYVSTGIARVSGLPGVGFEEVLKFPGDMYGIAFNVDEDEIGVVLLGDYWQLHAGDEVERRGHVMDVPVGNELIGRVINPLGRPLDGCGPVVSTERLPIERPAPPIMNRGPVTVPLQTGIKVIDALIPIGRGQRELILGDRQTGKTAIAIDTILNQRDQNVVCVYCAIGQRASGVAKVISTLREQGAMEYTVVVVTEGNDPPGLAYIAPYAATSLAEHFMNQGRDVLIVYDDLTHHARAYRELSLLLRRPPGREAFPGDIFYIHSRLLERATHLRKELGGGSLTALPVIETEAQNISAYIPTNLISITDGQSYLSPSLFELGVLPAVDVSRSVSRVGGKAQRAAYRAVAGNLKLAYAQFEELETFARFGARLDEDTRMIIEHGRRIRACLKQPEFAPMSVPAQITLLLALTDKLFDPVPLDQMVKAEQTVHKASLNIPIDVCKRLEGAAKLNAEDRETIIRIARQALARFQPTPERKEKA, from the coding sequence ATGAACAACCCATTTGAGAGCCTGCACAGTCTCTTCGACAAAACGTTCACTGGTATGAGCCACGCACGCGAAGGTTTCGAGCCCGGCATAACAGCCCACGAGATAGGGAGAATCACATACGTCTCCACCGGCATCGCCAGGGTTTCCGGTCTTCCAGGCGTGGGGTTTGAAGAGGTGCTGAAATTTCCTGGTGATATGTACGGCATCGCCTTCAACGTCGATGAAGACGAAATCGGCGTCGTGCTCCTTGGCGACTACTGGCAGTTGCATGCGGGTGATGAAGTCGAACGAAGGGGACACGTCATGGACGTGCCGGTAGGCAACGAATTAATCGGACGGGTCATCAACCCATTAGGACGGCCTCTGGATGGCTGCGGGCCTGTGGTTTCCACAGAGCGTCTGCCTATTGAACGTCCGGCACCACCCATCATGAATCGTGGCCCCGTCACGGTGCCGTTACAAACCGGCATCAAGGTCATCGATGCGCTTATTCCCATCGGGCGCGGCCAGCGCGAGTTAATTCTCGGCGACCGGCAGACGGGCAAGACTGCCATTGCGATCGATACCATTCTCAACCAGCGCGACCAGAATGTGGTCTGCGTGTATTGCGCCATCGGCCAGCGCGCATCCGGCGTGGCCAAAGTCATTTCCACACTCCGCGAACAAGGCGCGATGGAGTATACCGTCGTCGTCGTGACCGAAGGCAACGACCCGCCGGGGCTCGCCTATATCGCGCCCTATGCCGCAACCAGTCTTGCGGAACATTTCATGAACCAGGGTCGCGATGTGCTGATAGTCTATGACGACCTGACCCATCACGCCCGCGCCTATCGTGAGCTATCCTTGCTCTTGCGCCGCCCACCCGGTCGGGAAGCGTTTCCCGGCGACATCTTTTACATCCACTCGCGGCTTCTGGAGCGCGCCACACATCTTCGCAAAGAACTCGGGGGCGGCTCCCTGACTGCCCTGCCCGTCATCGAAACCGAAGCACAAAACATTTCCGCCTACATTCCGACCAATTTAATTTCTATCACAGATGGACAGAGCTACCTTTCACCCTCTTTATTCGAATTAGGGGTGCTCCCTGCGGTCGATGTCAGTCGATCCGTTTCCCGCGTTGGAGGCAAGGCACAACGGGCGGCCTACCGGGCCGTCGCGGGAAATCTCAAGCTGGCCTATGCCCAGTTTGAGGAACTGGAAACCTTCGCCAGGTTCGGTGCCCGGCTTGATGAGGACACACGAATGATTATCGAGCACGGACGGCGGATCCGTGCCTGCCTCAAACAGCCTGAATTCGCCCCGATGTCCGTGCCCGCTCAAATCACCCTGCTTCTGGCGTTAACCGACAAATTGTTCGATCCTGTGCCACTTGACCAGATGGTGAAGGCCGAACAGACTGTACACAAGGCATCCCTCAACATCCCGATTGACGTGTGCAAACGATTGGAAGGCGCAGCCAAATTGAATGCGGAAGATCGTGAAACGATTATTCGAATTGCCCGTCAAGCATTAGCACGCTTTCAACCCACGCCCGAAAGGAAGGAGAAGGCATGA
- a CDS encoding AtpZ/AtpI family protein: MTEDPEEKPLGEETPLARQIGTKAARKLKAQRHTTRTIWFGLGMMGLIGWSVAIPTLLGAILGLWLDKHHPAPHSWTLTLLFIGLIIGCVNAWHWVTREDREIRAEQENHDE, translated from the coding sequence ATGACTGAGGACCCGGAAGAGAAGCCTCTCGGGGAAGAGACGCCCTTAGCCCGACAGATCGGTACGAAAGCCGCGCGCAAACTCAAGGCGCAACGTCACACAACGCGGACCATCTGGTTTGGGTTGGGCATGATGGGGTTGATCGGCTGGTCGGTCGCCATTCCGACACTACTTGGGGCGATACTCGGTCTCTGGCTGGACAAACACCATCCCGCACCACATTCATGGACGCTCACACTGCTCTTCATCGGCCTGATCATCGGCTGTGTCAATGCGTGGCATTGGGTGACCAGGGAAGACCGGGAGATACGAGCGGAACAGGAGAATCACGATGAGTGA
- a CDS encoding ATP synthase subunit I — translation MSEILNLGPSLFTGMLLGAMFFGGLWWTVRKGLTSTRPVLWFSVSLLLRTSVTLAGFYLISDGHWERLLICLVGFTVARSIVTRLTRSDEKATPPLAQEGGRAP, via the coding sequence ATGAGTGAAATCTTGAATCTCGGGCCCTCACTGTTCACAGGAATGTTACTTGGAGCGATGTTTTTCGGAGGTCTGTGGTGGACGGTTCGGAAAGGCCTGACCTCCACGCGGCCGGTTCTATGGTTCTCCGTCAGCCTGCTCCTTCGAACGAGCGTGACCCTGGCCGGTTTCTATCTGATCTCAGACGGCCATTGGGAGAGGCTGCTAATATGCCTGGTTGGATTTACCGTGGCGCGTTCGATCGTGACGCGGCTCACACGCTCAGACGAAAAGGCAACCCCCCCCCTGGCACAGGAGGGCGGCCGTGCACCTTAG
- a CDS encoding F0F1 ATP synthase subunit B family protein: MLIDWFTVVAQALNFLILVWLLKRFLYQPILNAIDAREKRIATELADADAKEAEARQERDTFKRKNEEFDQQRAALLTNAVNQATTERQQLLENARKELDILRAQWQEALKSEHQSLSEELSRRAREEVFAIVRKTLVDLATTNLEEQMADAFVRRLHELNNVEREGLESAFKTASTPAIVRSTFHLPATQRQAIEIAVKDVLAVNTHVQFETAPDLVSGIELTANGHKIAWSIRNYLASLQKSVDDLLKVRPKAATTPEAHPE, encoded by the coding sequence ATGCTCATCGACTGGTTCACCGTAGTTGCGCAGGCACTCAACTTTCTCATCCTGGTCTGGTTGTTGAAGCGCTTCCTGTACCAACCCATTCTGAATGCGATAGACGCCAGGGAAAAACGGATCGCCACTGAACTGGCAGACGCCGACGCGAAAGAAGCCGAAGCCAGGCAGGAACGCGACACATTCAAGCGTAAAAACGAGGAGTTCGACCAACAGCGTGCGGCACTGCTGACCAACGCCGTGAACCAGGCCACCACTGAACGTCAACAGCTCCTCGAGAACGCGCGGAAGGAATTGGACATCTTGCGGGCCCAGTGGCAGGAGGCGCTAAAAAGCGAACATCAAAGTTTAAGTGAAGAACTCAGCCGTCGAGCACGGGAAGAAGTCTTTGCCATCGTGCGAAAAACATTGGTGGACCTTGCCACAACGAACCTGGAAGAACAGATGGCCGACGCCTTCGTCCGCCGATTGCACGAACTAAATAATGTGGAAAGAGAGGGGCTAGAGTCGGCCTTCAAAACTGCGTCCACTCCCGCAATCGTACGCAGCACCTTCCATCTGCCTGCAACTCAGCGTCAGGCGATTGAAATTGCGGTCAAGGACGTGCTCGCTGTGAACACCCACGTCCAGTTCGAAACAGCCCCGGACCTGGTCAGCGGAATCGAACTCACGGCAAATGGACACAAGATTGCCTGGAGCATCAGGAATTATCTTGCGTCGCTTCAAAAAAGCGTCGACGACCTATTGAAAGTGCGTCCAAAAGCGGCAACAACACCCGAAGCACACCCCGAATAA
- a CDS encoding F0F1 ATP synthase subunit A, whose product MHLSPDDIIFWQYGFIKLNATILVTWGLMLLLAIGSTVITRRLATGLTRSRWQNLLEIVVTAIQNQIEEVGLPHPHRYLSFLGTIFLFIALASLCTIIPGYEPPTGSLSTTVALALCVFVAVPLFGIEEQGVGNYFKSYLKPTVIMLPFNIISEFSRTLALAVRLFGNMMSGAMILAILLTITPFIFPIVMSLLGLLTGMVQAYIFSILATVYIAAATRTRQHELPPDSGAPD is encoded by the coding sequence GTGCACCTTAGTCCGGACGACATCATATTCTGGCAATACGGGTTCATCAAGCTGAATGCCACGATTTTGGTCACATGGGGATTGATGCTCCTGTTGGCTATTGGATCAACAGTCATTACGCGCCGCCTGGCCACCGGACTGACACGCTCTCGCTGGCAAAATCTCCTGGAAATTGTCGTCACCGCCATCCAGAACCAAATTGAAGAAGTCGGCCTGCCTCATCCGCACAGGTATCTGAGTTTTCTGGGAACGATCTTTCTGTTCATCGCGTTAGCCAGTCTCTGCACCATCATTCCCGGTTACGAACCCCCCACAGGCTCCCTCTCAACCACGGTGGCCCTCGCCCTGTGTGTGTTTGTGGCTGTGCCGCTGTTCGGCATTGAGGAGCAAGGAGTCGGCAACTATTTCAAATCCTACCTGAAGCCAACCGTCATTATGCTCCCGTTTAACATTATCAGCGAGTTTTCCCGCACGCTGGCTCTGGCCGTCCGCTTATTCGGCAACATGATGAGCGGGGCCATGATTCTCGCCATTCTCCTGACCATCACACCCTTCATCTTCCCGATCGTCATGAGTCTGCTCGGTCTGCTCACCGGGATGGTGCAGGCCTATATCTTCAGTATCCTGGCCACGGTCTATATTGCGGCCGCGACACGAACCCGACAGCATGAACTTCCACCTGATTCTGGAGCACCGGATTGA
- a CDS encoding F0F1 ATP synthase subunit epsilon, which translates to MPPNFMTLNILLPFRIFTQQKSVMRIIAETREGSFGLLPLRLDCVAALEPGILTYETDTEKEIYVALDEGVLVKSGLDVMISVRNAIAGTDLHQLREAVEREFLILDEHEQSLRSVMAKLESSFVRRYADFRHD; encoded by the coding sequence ATGCCGCCGAACTTCATGACTCTGAACATTCTTCTGCCGTTCAGGATTTTCACCCAGCAGAAATCGGTGATGCGAATCATCGCAGAAACCCGGGAAGGCTCATTCGGTCTTTTGCCGCTACGGCTTGATTGCGTGGCCGCACTCGAGCCGGGGATTCTAACCTATGAAACCGACACGGAAAAAGAAATATACGTCGCCCTTGATGAAGGGGTACTGGTCAAAAGCGGTCTGGACGTGATGATCTCCGTGCGCAACGCCATAGCCGGAACCGACCTCCACCAATTGCGCGAGGCTGTGGAACGTGAATTCCTCATTCTGGACGAACACGAGCAGAGCCTTCGCTCGGTGATGGCCAAGTTGGAAAGTAGCTTTGTACGCCGCTACGCGGATTTTCGCCATGACTGA
- a CDS encoding F0F1 ATP synthase subunit C: MDNMTLIAMASIVTAGLTTGIGTIGPALGEGRATAAALTSLAQQPDSANTITRTLFVGLAMIESTAIYAFVVSMILIFANPFWNHVLAQTAGK, encoded by the coding sequence ATGGACAACATGACTCTTATCGCCATGGCATCAATTGTCACGGCCGGCCTCACCACCGGAATCGGTACGATCGGCCCAGCGCTGGGGGAAGGAAGAGCAACTGCAGCAGCGTTGACTTCGCTGGCCCAGCAGCCCGATTCCGCCAACACCATCACCAGGACGCTGTTTGTCGGCCTGGCGATGATCGAGTCCACGGCCATTTATGCTTTTGTGGTCTCGATGATTCTGATTTTTGCCAACCCGTTCTGGAATCATGTCCTTGCCCAGACCGCAGGAAAGTAA